The following proteins are encoded in a genomic region of Bactrocera tryoni isolate S06 unplaced genomic scaffold, CSIRO_BtryS06_freeze2 scaffold_363, whole genome shotgun sequence:
- the LOC120781148 gene encoding uncharacterized protein LOC120781148, translating into MRYIAAFDGASNNVTTANADIFNIEQEKALISYILQASDINYGISLMELRKLAYEFARKVGASYPDPWNDDQQASKDWQLAFMKRHKNLSLRTPEQVSQSRAKRFNKENVDAFFANLSSVLGETPFEPRRIWNMDETGCPTVPTRPVKTIARKGQKQVGSSTSAEKGTNMSLALAVSSSGQSIPPFFLFPRVNMKEIFMTHASHVAVGVANGSGYMNSDVFTQFMRHFIKHTGANAVSPTMLLLDNHGSHLSIEAIDLALDHGITLLSFPPKCTHKMQPLDVAINGVLGDDNPSLRTAEKWFRRFRAGENDTMGKLAGGRPVTTNTEQIMENIDTQ; encoded by the exons ATGCGTtatattgcagcatttgatggtgCGAGCAACAACGTTACTACTGCCAATGCcgat atcttCAACATCGAACAAGAGAAGGCGCTGATAAGCTACATTCTCCAGGCCAGCGACATCAACTATGGAATTAGTTTGATGGAGCTTCGTAAGCTCGCGTATGAATTTGCTCGGAAAGTTGGCGCGTCGTATCCGGATCCATGGAACGACGATCAACAGGCGAGTAAGGATTGGCAGTTAGCGTTCATGAAACGCCACAAAAATTTGTCACTGCGAACACCAGAGCAAGTAAGCCAGAGCCGTGCGAAGCGATTCAACAAAGAGAATGTCGATGCATTCTTTGCCAACCTTTCATCCGTTCTCGGTGAGACGCCGTTTGAACCTCGCCGAATATGGAACATGGATGAAACCGGGTGCCCGACCGTGCCAACCAGACCTGTCAAAACCATCGCGCGCAAAGGACAAAAGCAGGTCGGCTCATCAACATCTGCCGAAAAAGGCACCAATATGTCTTTGGCTTTGGCCGTCAGCTCTAGTGGCCAGTCTATACCGCCATTCTTCCTCTTTCCCCGAGTCAACATGAAAGAGATTTTTATGACTCATGCGAGTCATGTCGCTGTTGGTGTTGCGAACGGTTCTGGTTACATGAACTCTGACGTATTCACTCAATTCATGCGTCATTTCATCAAGCACACCGGTGCTAATGCCGTTTCGCCAACCATGTTGCTGCTGGACAACCACGGTTCGCATTTATCGATCGAGGCGATAGATTTGGCGTTGGATCATGGCATCACGTTGCTGTCTTTTCCGCCGAAATGCACGCACAAAATGCAGCCGCTAGATGTTGCG attaatggtgttttgggggatgatAATccatcacttcgaactgcggagaaATGGTTTCGTCGATttagagcgggtgaaaacgacaccatgggtAAGttagccggcggaagacctgttaCGACGAATACCGaacaaatcatggaaaacatcgataCACAATAA